TGTATGGAGTAACCAAGAGGCGAACTCGTACAAGGCCGCGGGTGAGCAGACGGCCATCCTCTCGCAGCCTATGCAATAGCACAAGTACTGTAATTGTGGTCTCActtcccctccatcccactAGAGCCGTCCAGCATTTAACTCGTTAAGGAGAGGCAAGATCTGAGATTCACCTCGTAGTGCGCATTTAATTGCTTGATCCTTTAAAAGTTTGCCTGATTAAGAACTAGCCACGGTATTCATGGAACCCGAGCTCAAAGTCTTCAAGAGGCTCGGAGGCTATGCAGAAGTATTTCCGCCCAAGCGTTCAAGCAATGCCAGTGACCACCCAACGCCGCCGTCACCCTCCGTGGTTGGCAGGCAGCGTGAGAGCATCGACATCACCTGACTGGTGGCATCCGCCGAACTCGCTTGTCTCTTCATAGGCCGGGCTGATGGCTCCCTGGCCTTTGACTAGGCGACTGGGAGGATCATCTTGTTCTTATACAAGCAGGAGAGCTCAAAACTActgaccatcatcacctgCAACGACAGGCATCTGGCAAGCTCTGATACTGCTAGGATGGCCGAGATTTTCAAGCTTGCTCGAGGGCAGGACAACGAGCTCCAGGCTTCGGCAACACGTCGCAAGGTTTCTGCTAATGGGCCACTAGTCAGCCCTGGCGCTGCATCCCAAGATGCCACGGCTCCTCATCGACAGAGCCCACAGACCGATGTTGAGTGATATTCACGGCGACACGGAGATTGACAATTGTTGCCTCCGATGGGGCATGAACGACTAACCAACGCCTGCcgtttcttctcttctgcATGCTGGGTGCATGCAACCACGTGCTGGTATGGCACGACGGATCATATCGTTTTGGTAAGCAGCCTGATAGTGTGGCAGCAGTGACAACCACAGCTTCCTGTGGTGTTGTCAGATCTCAATCATGCCTCGGTCTCCGCTAGCTATATACCAGGTGCTTCCATGCAGGGTTGCTATTTTATCGTGGTCATATCAGTGTGTTTCGGTCGATCCTTGGCGAGAAGCGTTTTAAGTAAACCAGGAGAGTCTTGTATTATAGTCGACATCTAATAAAGCTCTCCACGAGTCCCACACTGAAGATCATATCCTCCTTCTTTACACGGTCGAGCCCAACCATATCACAAAACTTCAGAATGAGAATTGCCTCACGTGGTTGTAGCCACCCACACGGGATACCAAAGCCAGCTTTCGACTCTTCCACATACCCTTCGTAGCCCTGGTGGCACATTACTTTGATCCGGCATTTTCTTTATCTTCACCTCCTCTACCCCCCAGTAGCCAGCACCGTATCCGCTAAAGACGATAGCTATAGCCTTGTCTCCGATGGCAGCTTTGACCAATGCAGTGGGAAACTCTGGGTGTACAGGAAGCCACGCAACGGTTGGAACTTCTGTGCTCATCTTCCTAGTGTCAAACCCGGGCTGAAAAGGCTGTACCGGGTGAGGGTAGAAGTAGGGCGTATCATCTTCAATCACACCAAGATGTCCACGACCGGGGGCACTAAAAGGGCTGGTCGAGTTGATATGCGATTTCATTGTAACGAAGCATGGCCAAATCTTTCCGTCGATTACCAGCATAACTTCTCGTCCAGATGCACTCGGCGCTGTAGCAACCATGACGGCGGTGAAGAAGTTCCTGGAACTGTCTGTTCCTATCGCTGATGGCGGCCTCACCGCGGCAGTCAAGATAATTGGTTTGCTGCTTTTTCTCGTGGAATGAAGCCCAATAAGCGTCTCTTTCATTGTGTCGGCGCCATGCGGCAAAACGACACCATCCACCTCCGGGTCTTCAAGTCGACCGTGGACGAAATCGCATAGCTCGAGGACGTCTTTTGTGGTTCTTTGGATACTATCCCCCTTGGTGACGTCAATACACTCGAACTGTATGTCTTAGTCTAGAGGAAACCCTTCTGTGAGATCCTTAACAGAGTTGAGCAGGAATGAAGAGAGGTTGAGATGGATAAGGAACTGCAGCGTCCTTCTCTATTTCTAATAGAAGAACTAGAAGGGCCCTCTCTATCCTGTCGTGTTTGGAGATGTGTGCGGCAACATTCAGGCTCACATCAAGACCTGCGGTTGGCTGGGAGTGAGCACGATCCCTACACCGCCGGGACTTCCCACCGAAGCGGCCTCGAAAAAGCTAACCCTGTTCACATTCTGTTTTTTAATTGTTCGTCCCAAGATAAGTGTTCCATAGTGTTGTAACCATGCGGTGTGCGGATGACTTCTGAGCGCAAGTGGCCCTCTCATAGACCTACACCACGCTTAAGTATCTGCATGACCTCTACAGAACCTCTTGTATTAAATGCATATCGAGCAAgcaccatccatcttcttgcaCCCACCAGTGAGCACACCGTTCTCACAGCAGGGCACGCAAATCTCCCGCCAGATCACCTCTGTTCCACGGGCATGAATAGACATGGAAGCCGTTGCAGACTCGTCTCCATCGTTGAGACGACAGGATATTTCCCAGATTAGAGTCGGTGTGGCTCCAATAGCAACACGCCACCGGCTTCCTTCTGCTCCTTTTCCTTTGCCAAGTAGTATCTCAATCTTCATTGGATTGGCAATCCTCCCATGACTAACCCGGAACTCAGCTGGAGTTTCGACTGCACCGTTTCACTAGCTATTGCGTTAGTAGCTTCTCTCCTCGTGGTTAAGAGGCTTACTTTGGCTTCGTTGATCAGATCTTCTCTCATCGTAGTCTCTGCCGTCGGAGCCGAAATGGCAAGAGCTTAGGGATTGCCGCCTTGAAGGGGCAGAGGCGAGTTTGAGCAGGGGGATGTTGTCTCAATGAGGCGACGTACGTATGCGAGGCAAGGAGAGTAACCTGCAAGAAGCAGGCAAGTCATGAGCGAGCTAGATCATAAGTAGTGCAGTGGCGGAACTGGAAACGTACATGACGGTTGGGATGCCGCCGAGCGAATGCCCCGGGATAGCAGGCAGGGCCTCCCTTAGCTCGGTACCTGATGCAGAGATGACGCTAACGTCTGCAGGCTGTCTGCTGAAGTAGTTCCTCGGCTACCGTATCTCTTACCGCATCCATTTTAGTACCGTCGTCCGTACCTCCTCGCTTAAAAAGCGCCCGTTCTCTCTTCATGCGCCCCCAAGTCTCCCGGGTATGTACATGCAGCTGAGTTAGTGTGTTCATTCCTTCCATTATTTCCCCCATTCTCTATCAGCTCTAATACAATGGCAGAGAGGGCAGACAAAGATGGGTACTGCGATTGTTCTAGAAGCTATCTAAAACTTGGGGCCCAGGGTGTATGCACTGCTTAACGTCAAGGTCGAGCTAAGAATGCGCACAAAATGTTAAGGCGTGTGATCAATTGCAGCACAATGAATAACACATTTCACGTCAAAGAAGTTTAGACTGTTGTAGATAAATACAAAAAATGACTTTGTTGCCAATAATGATAGGATCTTTCTCTACAGTCAAAGGGGTATCAATCACAGCTTGAAAGAAAACATTCCGGCCCTCAAGCTTGAACAGCGGGGTCGCTAACTGGTAGGAGACTTTCTAAGAAATTCTTGTTCTACGATGGTAAATAATCGCTATAGTAGCCCTAGTTACTGTCCATTCACAGAAATAGTACCATCTGTTCCAGGACGTGGTGCACCAGTTGCCTTCTTACCCATGAAACCACCGGCAACCAACTTGAGTGCACTCGAAAATGgatcctccttggtcttggatgCCGCCGTCAACCCAGCTGCCTCGAATGCCTGCTCAAAATCCTTTCTAATATCTTCAAAGTCCTCGATCCCCACTGACACACGGATGAGATCCGGGGTGACTCCTCCtttgatcttctcctcgtcagGGAGCTGCTGATGCGTCGTGACCCAAgggtggatgatgagagtCTTGGCATCCCCGACGTTGGCTAGATGTGAACAGAGCTTCAAGTTGTCAACAACGGCTCTCACTTCGTCAATGGTTCCAGCCTGCTTAGCAGTCAGTGCCTTGTCATCTCGCTTGATGCTGGTCTGGGACTTACCACACCAAAGGTCAAGACGCCGCCTGCACCACGAGTAAAGACCTTGGAAGTATACTCGTAGTCGGGGTGGGATTTGAGACCCGGATAGAGCACCCAGTTCACATTTGGGTGTGCTTCAAGCCACTCGGCCAACTTTTGCGTGTTTTCAGCGTGTCTCTGGGCGCGGAGCGGCAGGGTCTCAAGACCTTGCAAGAATAGCCAGGCGTTGAAGGGGCTCATGCAGGGGCCAAGGTCTCGCATGCTGTCCATACGGAGCTTTGCAGAGAGCGCCTTGTGCCCGTAGGTTTCCCAGAACCGCATCCCATGATAGCCGTCAGCTGGCTCAATGAATCCTGGAAATTTACCAGATGCACTCCAGTCAAAGTGACCCCCGTCAATCACAATACCACCCATCGACGTACCGTGGCCACCAATCCACTTGGTGCAGGAGTGCGTGACGATGTCGGCGCCCTGCTTAATCGGTTGGCAGAGGTAACCACCCATGCCAAAGGTGTTGTCGACAATGAGTGGAATACCGTGCTTGTGGGCGACTTCGGCAATAGCCTTGATATCTGGGACACTGTGCTTGGGGTTGCTAATGGTCTCGATGTAGATGCATCGTGTGTCCTTATCGATGGCTGTGTCAATGTCTGCAGGATCGTTGCCCACGACCCATTTGACATCGATCTTGAACTTCTTCATGTAGACTCGGAACTGGTTATATGTACCACCGTAGAGCCAGCTGGTGCTGACAAAATTCTGTCCTGGCTCGCAACATTGTGTGATGGCCATGAACTGGGCGGCATGGCCAGATGCGGCAGCAACAGCACCAACACCCCCCTCAAGCATGGCCATTCGAGTCTCGAAAACACTGTTGGTTGGGTTACCCATTCGGGTGTACACGTAGCCGTCCTTGCTCCAAGCAAACTTGCTTGCGCCATCTGCAAGCAATGTGAGTCCAGATACAGCCAAGCCAGTGTGGAGCTATAAACTCACCAGCAGCGTCCGAGAAGTTGTAAGCTGCAGTCTGGTATAGTGGCACAGCTCGGGATCCATTGACAGGATCAGGCTCCTGGCCGCCGTGGATCGCGAGTGTGGTGAACTTGGGCTCCCTGTGTGACCCGTTTAGCAGCGGCGGGAAGCCGATCTGACAAAGACTCACCAGTCCACATTGCTGAGTGAGCCAGAGACGGGCATTTTCAATCACTTTGAGGAAGGTTGTGGGAATGAATTTTCGCAAGATTTAGGTATTTGAGTATGGATGCAGTTCTTGAGTCTTGGAAGAGAGCCTTTGGTTGTAAGCTGGCTGTATTTATGGACCACAAACATCAATCTTGCAAACATTAGATCAGTAACATTGTGATCGTATCACACTTCCTCATGTGTACACCCTGGTCCCCCGCAAAGGGTACGTCGGGGTTTGACAAACGCCAGCGGCCTTTGCTGATAAGCCGCCCACCCTCATCTCCCACCACTCAATCCCCGGGCTTCGACATCTCCGGTCGGCCGAAGTACCTGGCGAACTTGATCTGCCGCGCATCAATAAGCAGTCATGCCATGTAATCATAAACTAAGTGAACAGAGGCCCTTCTCACTTACCGCTCATGCCCCCGATAGCCTCAAACGCCGTAGCATAGTTTTCCAACGCCGTTGATATCGATAGCAGGCTCACTCGTAGACGGTCGAGTAACCGACCTGCTATCGAGGCCGTCTGCGCATCTCCGGAATATCTGGACCGCGTCAGATTTCCTATCGTCGTAAGTACAAAGGCACACTGCAATGCGCAGCACGCGAGAGACGGCATCATCCGCGGCCAGGCGGTGGATGAAGTTTGCTGACTGGGCGGGTTCGGATAGGGCAAGTCGTCAAATGCTTGCGCCATGTTCAGAGCGGCTCTTAAACATATCTTGGCAGACTGATGACTGCTGAAACAGTCGCTCCCTGATGGGCCGTTCTCTGATGAACATGACGACACCTTAGTCAACGAAGTCAAAGATGTCAGCGAGGATGTGTCCCCAGAGCTCGGTGAATCTGCAGCCGTTGCTGATGAGGATTCTGAAGCTGAAAGCGAGTCCTCTGCCTCACCAACAAGCTTGCTCTCAAAAGCCGAGTATCGATGGAGCTTTATCCTGGCGCTTTTAATAGGCATTAGAGACGGCATCTACCAATTCCCTTTCACGCGTACCTGTTCAGCTTGATTCTAGTCATGCACCTTAGGGATCTTGAGACGACTCCTTCGGTGGGATCAACAGTCGCCGTCATGGTGGGCTGTAGGACCCAAGAGTCGGCCACCTTGATTAAAGACTCTAGATGCGAGTCGAGCTCACTCATCCGTTCGTATATTCTGTCCATGTCACCATTGAACTTTACCGCCTTACTCAGTTCCGTCGAGAATTGAGTGGTTGCAAGCATTGCCTGCTGTGCTTGAATGAGGAAACTGAACGCCTGCCTTGGTCAACGTGGAGCTCATCAGTCGGGCATAAGTCAACATACCTCGGCGTCAGACTTCAGAGCTGGACATTCGGTCGCAAAGGTGGGGATGAAAACGGCGAGTATAGATGGTTCCTGTTATGTGGATGAGCGACTTGCCAGTTGACTGGGTGTGAAGTGGCTTACGATGTTTCCAACAATCGCAGCTTGGGAGACGCAAATGTACTATGGCATTGTTAGCATTTTTTTTCAAACCTTGAGACTTATCACCAAGACATGCCGTCATCCACCAGACCCTTCGTTTGGCTTCGTTGAGttcgccatcatcgtcgcGCAGATGGAGAGATAGACTCATGGCGGCCATCAAAGCTTGACCGGCTCGACTCTCCATCTTTTTCAAATTGCCACGTTGCGCATACTCATAAGCGCTTAAGATGTCGAGAGCTATGATGCTCTCTAACTCCAAGGGTACCTCTGGGTGGAAAGGCTCCCTAGAATCACAGTGTGGGGTTTGGAGAAGAGCCTTGGCCGGGTCGACCGACGACTCGGGTATCTCTGATTCGATCTCAATGCACTCCAGGGCGCACTGGGCAAGATATTGTGCATAGTCCCTCCTGAACAACACCGATTCCTTAGATGTGGGGTGGGGGTCTTCGGTACACGGTATCAATGCCAGCATTGCTGAGATGGCTAGACTGATGGATGTCGACGGCTCTGACTCGCCTCCTGAGCCATCCATGTTGTTCTGATACCGTGGAATGGCCTGGTCTCGAGGGACCGCCGTGGGTGGAGGTAGAATGGGAAAGTAAGGATGTATGAAAATGTAATAAGCGTCAAGACTGGATACGGTGAGCAATGGTGGAATAGGTAGGCTGAGAATAAGACATACATTgctccatcatcttggtaCGTCCTCACGGATGGAATAAGTTGCGAAGAGGCATCTGGTGGACTCTCAAAAAGGATGTCTCCGCCACTGATGACAGATTGTGAGAACAGGGCATCAAAGATGACGTCGGCATCTTGGGAAGGATCCCAAACATCAGGCACTAATCTTGTAAGGCAGCTGTCCTTTCCGGGTACTTCTCATCTGAGTGCGGCAACTCACCATGTTGTGGAATGTGTTCGATGGCCTCCTTATCTGCAACGGCTTGTTCCCACGCACGATTCTTCTTTCTCACGCGAGCACCACCTCTTCTGCTGGGCTGATAGATGCACTCACGCCCTCGGTTACTACACTGCCCGAAATTAAGTCAGATAGCTACGAACAATCCGTCATGGGACCCTGACTCACGCTGACACAAGGTTGTAAGCCATCGCAGCGAGTGCGTGAGGCTCGACTGTATTGATGTGAGCCTTTACTCTGATGGCAACATGACAGACAGTTCAGGAGGACAATAGCTGCCTTCCACTCTGTTGTTGAATAGGGGATAGTGACGTACCATGACAAGCAGGCTAGCTTGATAGGTCCAGGCATCACGGCAGTTCAGCCGACGAAAGTAGTCTGGATTTTGTTGTGTGAGAGGCTATTTGATGACAATAAAACTATTCTCTGTGCTTGAAAGTAATTCGAAAGTAATTCACAGCGCTTTGGACCTCGTTAGCTGTTACAAAGGGTGATATCAACTTGGGATCCAGCATCTATTCCCAAGGTCTGCGGCGCGGTGCTTGCGGCATTTGCGGCATCAGCGGGCCGTCACGGA
This region of Fusarium keratoplasticum isolate Fu6.1 chromosome 7, whole genome shotgun sequence genomic DNA includes:
- a CDS encoding Zn(2)-C6 fungal-type domain-containing protein — translated: MAYNLVSANRGRECIYQPSRRGGARVRKKNRAWEQAVADKEAIEHIPQHVPDVWDPSQDADVIFDALFSQSVISGGDILFESPPDASSQLIPSVRTYQDDGAILDAYYIFIHPYFPILPPPTAVPRDQAIPRYQNNMDGSGGESEPSTSISLAISAMLALIPCTEDPHPTSKESVLFRRDYAQYLAQCALECIEIESEIPESSVDPAKALLQTPHCDSREPFHPEVPLELESIIALDILSAYEYAQRGNLKKMESRAGQALMAAMSLSLHLRDDDGELNEAKRRVWWMTYICVSQAAIVGNIEPSILAVFIPTFATECPALKSDAEAFSFLIQAQQAMLATTQFSTELSKAVKFNGDMDRIYERMSELDSHLESLIKVADSWVLQPTMTATVDPTEGVVSRSLRCMTRIKLNSARIKLHRYSAFESKLVGEAEDSLSASESSSATAADSPSSGDTSSLTSLTSLTKVSSCSSENGPSGSDCFSSHQSAKICLRAALNMAQAFDDLPYPNPPSQQTSSTAWPRMMPSLACCALQCAFVLTTIGNLTRSRYSGDAQTASIAGRLLDRLRVSLLSISTALENYATAFEAIGGMSGK